Within Gasterosteus aculeatus chromosome Y, fGasAcu3.hap1.1, whole genome shotgun sequence, the genomic segment AGGCGGCTCGCTGTCATTGTCGtcgtccatctccatctccacctccatGATCTCTTCGTcgctgtcaggaggaggaggtgatggaggtggggagccgggggggagaggcggcggcgggggctgttcaggagggggaggtgggctgTCAggaagggggggttggggtggggaCCAGAGAGACGATGCAATGGGCTGGGGCGgtgcgggtgggggggcggctggGGTGAAAGATCctgttaaaaagaagaaaaacataaaattgtAATATTGGGAGAAGCATAATTCATACATTTTCATCAATGGATTTCCATGACCAAACATTTAGTGAAATCAATAAGTGACAAATTTACATATTTAAAGTGACAATGAGAACTCAAAAGCAGACATTGCGTCCCAACGGGCACAGCACggacacgtgcgcacacacacacacgttagaaaggttgaatgttttgcctccacataacacacacaacctACATTTTGCTTGTCCCGGGTCTTTGTCTACCCATGACATTTTCCACATGTAGAGAGCGTACGCCTGTTTATATTTTGAGCGTCTCTCGTGCATTCTTTCAAACTCATTGAAGAATATGACTAGAATACTTTCCATTTTAAAATCCCATGACTTTTCCCAGCTTTTTCAAGACTGTATGAACCGTGTAGATAGCTTTGTCACATTGTTTTGTATTATGTAAGCCACATGTTCAGAGGAAAAACAGGACAATAAATATACTCGGCACTCTGTGGTTAACCCGGAGGACAGAGACTGACCTGCGACCCCACCAGGAGATGCGGTCAATGTTTTGGTGTTCTCTTGGCTGGaggtctgtgtctctgtgcctTGCAGGTCTTCCTCCTTGTCCTCGTTTGGAAAATCCCACTGGGAGGCACTGGTCCGGTCGTTCACATAGAAATACCGCCTGTGCTCTCTAAAGAGTGGGACAACAGAGATAGGATGCAAGAGTCTCAACGGCTGTCCCAGCAACGGCATGAGTGGCGGGATACCCTGGGACAGTGGGGGTGAGGGGCAAGGGAGTGGACATAATGGCCACACCAAGGGGCAGGAGTGTTGGTATGGACAGCGACTTTAGCTGTCCAAAAGCAGGGCCCAATTGGAGTGTGGTCAGGGATGTGGATAGGGAACCCACCTTTGCtctcaaaaacaaagaaagcaaaacaaatcaTCTCTAGGGTCCTGAAAGTAGCAATCAGCAGCTCACACCATGGTTGTCACATTTGTTCCGTTTTAGACAACCATTCCCTCCCAGACACAGGAAGACGCCAGAGAGGAAACACCATCATGATCATCGAGAAGCATAGGTCAAAAATTACGAGCACACACTCAAGTCTTTTTACATCAGaagggaaaataataaaaacaggaagacaTATGAAATAGAGTAGGTCTGACCTGCTGGGTTCCCGTCATTGCTCCATCTTCACCTTTTATTAGATGCGTGACACTCCTCGCTTCCCGGACATCActgtctgcattgcattctGGGTGGTGTAGTCCTGTAAAGTTCAAAGCTCTCCCACGCAACCTTCCtaccattcacccccccccccccccccccctccacccttccaaAATTTCCACTGACTGGACCCATAATCAGTCTGCAAATGCCCTGACAACAAAGGGCTTAAGAGTCTGTTATGTGGACATGGAGCTTTTTGGTGGCAGGAATATTTAACAGGAAGCAGGCCGGCCCCGAGCGGATGCTCCCTTATCAGTATGTGCCAGGCAGAAACCTGCAGAGTCTGTTTCTGGAAAGTATTCTGATCCTCCCAGACTGGTTAAGCGTCTCCCCAGGTCATGAAACAAAGTCTGCAACCGCGGCACTTAGAAGggtgtagttgttgttttttgggtggGGTACGAGGGAGTTTAGAGATGTGAAAGGTAAGGAGCGCGTACCTGTCCCAGTGGCAGGACCAGCCTTTAGGAGTGGCGTTAAGTTCGTAATATTTTATGTGTTCGGCAGCTTCCTGGAGCCTGCGACGAAGATAGACCCCATTCAGAGCGCCCTCTCTCCAGTCAGCAATCCGAGTCTGGGGGGAGACAGAGTGAAATAAAAGTATAGGTAAAAGGATACAGGAGACATTAAAGCCAAAAGATAGATGTGAAACTTGGAAacgtaattacattacatttcccGATGATGGATTATAATgagaattttaaatattaaagtacTTTCGACGTGGCTTTGTGCAAAATTATGTGAAACAAAATGAAgcgttaaatattttaaatgtcatatTTGGATCTCAACATCTGGAAACTAGGATGGTGTTGGTCAGAAAATGAACCGGTTTTCCTCTCACCTCAGTTTGTAACAGAAGAAACTGAAAGTTTGAGATCGCCCTTTTGTTTATCCCCAGGAACTCCATCTTGCTAGTCAACGTATTAGCCAGTTCTCCAATCTGAAACTAGACATTCATCCGCGTTACAAACTGTCCCAAAAAAAGAGCCACAATGGACAGTGATAACCACGTTTTTTTACCTTGAGCTCAGGCGTTTCTACTTTCAGCTCCGGTGTTTCCACCTCTTCTTTAACCAGAGGAATTGTAAGCGCCTTCTCTTCTGAACCATCtgtttccttgtcctccacttCTTTGGCGCTTTCTTGAGCTTTTGAAACGgccacaagaaagaaaaaaaaagaggcatttaAATATGTTGGGAGAtgagaataaaaatgaaatgaatggaacgTGCATTGGTTTGGACTCACTTGTCTCCGTGATGTCCTGCAGGTCGGAGCCGATGCTGTTGGACTCTGGACTGGGAGCCAAAGGGAAGGCGGTCTTCCACCGCTTTTTCTTTAGCAAAATGCCTCGAGAACCAGAGGCTTCTTGGCTGGTCTCGGAACAAGGACTGGAGCCCCCGGCACTCACGTAGCCCTCCTCTAGCGCCCTCAGCTCAGCCTGAGAGTCAGAGAAAGGACACGTTGTCCCCAGTGCACACTTGGAAATACTATTACCGCAGCCTCAAACCAGAAAAGCATCTCGTGGCCGTATGTCTCGGCCAACCAGTCAAGCAGCAGCTCACAAATAGTCAGTCCAAAATGGCATCACTTCACTTTGACTTTGTTTGAATTGATCAGAATTATGTAGTGACCTTCAACCTCTTAATAAAGTTCTGCCTTGAGTCCAAGTGGAAGTTTGTGCCCAATTTCAATAAAATTCTCTCCAAGCGTTCCAGAGATTTTGCGTTTCATTCAAGTAAACctttgctggaaaaaaaaaaaactcacctttTTCCTCTCCAGGGCCAGTTCCAGCTCCATGGTGTCTtcttccgtctcctcctctgcatctgaATTGTCTTCCAAGTCCTTGTGGCAAACGTCTTTCTGGACCGTGGGGATTGGGTCAGGGTCCAGCGGAGGGGTGGATTGAGATACTGCACTGCGAACGCCTTCCCCGTCAGAATCTAAACTGTTCTCAGTCTCATCCAAGCCTTTAAGCAGCTTTTTCCTCCATCGCTCTTCTGATTCCTTCACTTCAGAGGGGATCAAAGGCCCGAGCAGAGACGCCGCCACTCCGTggcgctcctcttcttcacttgTGAGGCCCACGACACTCTCAATGACCTCCTTTTAGACAAAACATCAGGTAACAATATCAAAGCTTAGAatgcttctttttatttaaacaccACAGAGtcaaattttatttattaatgtgtgGAGTGAAACTTGCCTTCACTTTGGTCTCCTTCACGGACAGCGGGGCTACAACAAATGCGGCATTTTCCTTGGCCTGATAGGCTACATGCGCTGTGCCGTTGCCGTTGATACTCGAGCTACAAAGACGAAATACAAAACTACATCATACACCTCTGAATGTCTTTacttgagacaaaaaaaaacattcaaagaaaAGGTACTTGGGATGAGATAGGGAGCGTGGCTTCAGGGGTGCCTGTTCCTCCTACCTGTTGGTATTCTGGCCCAGAGTTTGCACCTGATCAGCTAGATAGTGCGGCAGCTCCCAGGACACCTCGTTGGTCCGAGTGCtccagtagtagtagcagccaGAGTTCTCGTCCCACACCTCCTGCCAGTCTCCCATCTCTACACCCACTGCAAAGCAAAGCTGATTTTAGGTAATGCTAGCACACAAAATTCCAAAAGTCAAAACAATCTTCACCAATGTATAGCAAGGTAGAAACAGGCGATCATCAAGACCGATTGATATGAAACGAGGTTGCTGAAATGTAGGCAGTTTATTTGTAATGTGAAACTTATATTAATATGTTATTAAATGAAGGGATTGTTTTTCTTCCTAGTAAGCAATAATCTCAAAGCAGAAAAGGTTTGCAAACATATATCGGCTTATCAGGTCAGGAAGACAGTTACCTCTAGAAAGAGAGCACTGAGTATTGTACTCAAACTCTGCGCTTTGTTGGTTTTGAGCTGCACTGGCAGCTGGCTGCCGAGTGTCCACATCAGGTCTGGGTGGTGCGGCGGTTGGGAACGAAGGTGGAGTTGCATCTTCAGAATTTGGCTGGGTGGTGATGGCATCAATTTCCTGTGGTGAAAAATGGCCAAAAGGAATGTATGaacaacacacaaaagattGACCCTAACATGGACAGTCCACACTACCAACAATGGCCTAGCCTGAAGATCTATTTACA encodes:
- the LOC120812542 gene encoding formin-binding protein 4-like isoform X2; this translates as MDEQEVEGHRFMRERLTNMKTAAVKATEGLSLLGAYEDSDEEEAGDALPLSTAKSADIDSTLANFMAEIDAITTQPNSEDATPPSFPTAAPPRPDVDTRQPAASAAQNQQSAEFEYNTQCSLSRVGVEMGDWQEVWDENSGCYYYWSTRTNEVSWELPHYLADQVQTLGQNTNSSSINGNGTAHVAYQAKENAAFVVAPLSVKETKVKEVIESVVGLTSEEEERHGVAASLLGPLIPSEVKESEERWRKKLLKGLDETENSLDSDGEGVRSAVSQSTPPLDPDPIPTVQKDVCHKDLEDNSDAEEETEEDTMELELALERKKAELRALEEGYVSAGGSSPCSETSQEASGSRGILLKKKRWKTAFPLAPSPESNSIGSDLQDITETTQESAKEVEDKETDGSEEKALTIPLVKEEVETPELKVETPELKFQIGELANTLTSKMEFLGINKRAISNFQFLLLQTETRIADWREGALNGVYLRRRLQEAAEHIKYYELNATPKGWSCHWDREHRRYFYVNDRTSASQWDFPNEDKEEDLQGTETQTSSQENTKTLTASPGGVAGSFTPAAPPPAPPQPIASSLWSPPQPPLPDSPPPPPEQPPPPPLPPGSPPPSPPPPDSDEEIMEVEMEMDDDNDSEPPAPGTEEDGSARPPLPPGSAGVKIVESSVPLGKGQKRKAGQLSKSITIGSGAILYTQPAFSAAPLISATAYWGVPAVPAPLVPCEPPLPPVPALPPQPPLPPIQPPSEPPGVKAPAADKTKKIKKDKSKKSKIKMPSLVKKWQSIQKELDEEEKSSSSDEDRDQLNKRSIEDWKTQQLMTGKASKNANFETLPDNWRDRLKKRKTTKNT
- the LOC120812542 gene encoding formin-binding protein 4-like isoform X1 gives rise to the protein MGKKNRLTGGAVGRRTILQLSPPGLRGGNVGEREEAPSGSDDEQEVEGHRFMRERLTNMKTAAVKATEGLSLLGAYEDSDEEEAGDALPLSTAKSADIDSTLANFMAEIDAITTQPNSEDATPPSFPTAAPPRPDVDTRQPAASAAQNQQSAEFEYNTQCSLSRVGVEMGDWQEVWDENSGCYYYWSTRTNEVSWELPHYLADQVQTLGQNTNSSSINGNGTAHVAYQAKENAAFVVAPLSVKETKVKEVIESVVGLTSEEEERHGVAASLLGPLIPSEVKESEERWRKKLLKGLDETENSLDSDGEGVRSAVSQSTPPLDPDPIPTVQKDVCHKDLEDNSDAEEETEEDTMELELALERKKAELRALEEGYVSAGGSSPCSETSQEASGSRGILLKKKRWKTAFPLAPSPESNSIGSDLQDITETTQESAKEVEDKETDGSEEKALTIPLVKEEVETPELKVETPELKFQIGELANTLTSKMEFLGINKRAISNFQFLLLQTETRIADWREGALNGVYLRRRLQEAAEHIKYYELNATPKGWSCHWDREHRRYFYVNDRTSASQWDFPNEDKEEDLQGTETQTSSQENTKTLTASPGGVAGSFTPAAPPPAPPQPIASSLWSPPQPPLPDSPPPPPEQPPPPPLPPGSPPPSPPPPDSDEEIMEVEMEMDDDNDSEPPAPGTEEDGSARPPLPPGSAGVKIVESSVPLGKGQKRKAGQLSKSITIGSGAILYTQPAFSAAPLISATAYWGVPAVPAPLVPCEPPLPPVPALPPQPPLPPIQPPSEPPGVKAPAADKTKKIKKDKSKKSKIKMPSLVKKWQSIQKELDEEEKSSSSDEDRDQLNKRSIEDWKTQQLMTGKASKNANFETLPDNWRDRLKKRKTTKNT